From the Acidobacteriota bacterium genome, one window contains:
- a CDS encoding DUF2029 domain-containing protein: MNAGKSALVAFWTDWRKRAYARAALAALLLSVVLSPFAPALTSRSSEGLGGDFAAFYGAGVLANQGDYDNLYSEAVQAKAQQDSTRVVPGKFLYFSYPPVVAWGYGFLARVSYVPALTLHLLFMLGSLVGAVAIGRSLLPRIDEHPQWAFLAALSFWPMRQVVAGGSNTAFTLLLLVVVWRLLESDRDLAAGVVASLLLFKPTFGLPVLAVLVVSRRWRAVTGGAGGAAVFYGANAVLAGLGWVVPWWSQAEAFGRKDALINGPSASSILGFAQNISNVQWVWYTVLAGVVLVAVWLGTAWVWSNKSTDLATLMAVLTVASIWGSAHAMSHETAVLMLPVAVLVQRATRDVAPWLIGLSVVSWLGLAAVSLGWAPMFLVSLVIGAAVLHELPGWIEKSEEPVADLVAHG, from the coding sequence GCGTTGGCGGCGCTGTTGCTTTCGGTGGTGCTGTCGCCGTTTGCACCGGCCCTCACCTCGCGTAGCAGTGAAGGTCTCGGTGGGGATTTCGCGGCTTTTTACGGCGCAGGTGTGCTTGCCAACCAAGGTGACTACGACAACCTGTACTCCGAGGCCGTGCAGGCCAAGGCGCAGCAAGATTCGACCCGGGTGGTGCCGGGCAAGTTCCTCTACTTCAGCTATCCACCGGTTGTCGCATGGGGGTATGGGTTCCTCGCTCGCGTCTCATACGTGCCGGCTCTCACGCTGCACCTGCTCTTCATGCTGGGATCGCTCGTAGGGGCGGTGGCCATCGGGAGATCGCTGCTGCCAAGAATCGACGAACATCCGCAATGGGCCTTCCTCGCGGCGCTCTCCTTCTGGCCTATGCGCCAAGTGGTGGCAGGAGGGTCAAACACCGCTTTCACGCTGCTACTACTGGTCGTTGTGTGGCGGCTCTTGGAGTCAGACAGGGATCTAGCCGCGGGGGTTGTAGCCTCGCTGTTGTTGTTCAAACCGACTTTTGGATTGCCGGTGCTTGCAGTGCTCGTCGTTTCCCGTCGCTGGCGGGCAGTCACGGGTGGTGCGGGCGGTGCTGCCGTATTCTACGGGGCGAATGCGGTGCTGGCCGGTTTGGGGTGGGTTGTCCCCTGGTGGTCTCAGGCGGAGGCGTTCGGCCGTAAGGACGCGTTGATAAACGGTCCAAGCGCGAGTTCGATCCTGGGTTTCGCACAGAACATTTCGAATGTCCAATGGGTGTGGTACACGGTGCTGGCCGGTGTAGTACTCGTTGCTGTGTGGCTGGGCACGGCATGGGTCTGGTCCAACAAAAGCACTGATTTGGCGACCCTGATGGCGGTGCTCACCGTGGCGTCAATCTGGGGCAGTGCACACGCAATGTCCCACGAGACCGCGGTTCTGATGTTGCCGGTGGCCGTGCTAGTTCAGCGCGCTACAAGAGACGTCGCACCCTGGCTGATCGGGCTGAGTGTTGTTTCATGGCTGGGGTTGGCGGCGGTGTCGCTCGGGTGGGCGCCGATGTTCTTGGTGTCGTTGGTTATCGGCGCCGCGGTATTGCACGAACTTCCGGGGTGGATTGAGAAATCTGAGGAACCCGTCGCAGATTTGGTCGCCCATGGGTGA
- a CDS encoding class I SAM-dependent methyltransferase: MTAWESLAQWWQQEIDADPVYREDITPLLCDLAGPTNEGVVLDLGCGEGQVARALSGTIVGVDGSVTLLTTARQNNPVVRSYLPELAWVRDAAVAGAYAVMVLEHIEDLGRFFEETARVVAPSGWLVVVSNHPAYTAPGAGPIFDTSDGEYLWRWGPYFERSRSSEPAGDGVMVFHHRSLADVLTAAAATGWSLTAMVERGASERAMKRDETMRGQQHFPRLVGYSWQRR; this comes from the coding sequence GTGACAGCGTGGGAATCGCTTGCGCAATGGTGGCAGCAAGAAATCGATGCAGATCCGGTGTATCGGGAGGACATCACTCCGCTGCTGTGCGATCTGGCGGGGCCGACGAACGAGGGAGTTGTGTTGGACCTCGGATGCGGCGAAGGGCAGGTGGCCCGAGCGTTGTCTGGGACCATCGTCGGTGTTGATGGATCTGTGACCCTGCTGACAACTGCAAGGCAAAACAACCCGGTGGTCCGCTCCTACCTTCCCGAGCTTGCATGGGTTCGTGATGCCGCCGTCGCAGGAGCATATGCGGTGATGGTTCTCGAGCATATTGAAGATCTCGGTCGTTTCTTCGAAGAGACAGCCCGAGTCGTTGCACCCAGCGGTTGGCTTGTGGTGGTCTCCAACCACCCGGCCTATACGGCGCCCGGAGCGGGTCCAATCTTCGACACGAGCGACGGTGAGTATCTGTGGCGGTGGGGACCGTACTTCGAGAGATCGCGTTCTTCTGAGCCCGCCGGCGACGGTGTGATGGTGTTCCATCATCGGTCCCTTGCAGATGTGCTCACCGCGGCTGCTGCGACGGGATGGTCGCTTACGGCAATGGTCGAACGCGGTGCCAGCGAACGGGCTATGAAGCGCGATGAAACAATGCGTGGTCAGCAACACTTTCCACGGCTTGTTGGATACTCGTGGCAGCGACGATGA
- a CDS encoding DUF2029 domain-containing protein has protein sequence MGERRVSIFGKVMLVVVVIWLLSIPARMTVPSPGVRPPGGDFAAFYGAGLIANAGDYSVLYDTATQRAAQQPLTNVSDGVYWYFAYPPIVATTFGPLATLPFVTAAIVYTVLMLAAWLVAAWLARPLLPRLLLRNWSLAVAVSLLFPPTTRVIVGGTNTAVTVLILVGVWRLLEADQDIAAGVLGSVLLYKPTFGVPLLAVWVLAKRGRLVVGSLAGAAVFWLMNGVVYGWGWLSEWLRQAAQFGSADAVRNGFSASSILGFAQNLSGSERGPLVLLAIGLAGVLWLGMVQLWRGDDEYSTLFALLAVVFVLGSPHAMSHEVAVTMITVAVVVERSSWPWSKIVVALGALVAAGSLITLQASLGWSPGFPIAITIGAVAIRGRRRWTAKEPVSADVLVAPQ, from the coding sequence ATGGGTGAGCGACGGGTCTCGATCTTCGGCAAGGTCATGCTTGTCGTTGTAGTGATCTGGCTCTTGTCCATCCCCGCAAGAATGACAGTTCCATCACCTGGGGTCCGTCCTCCAGGGGGTGATTTTGCGGCGTTCTACGGTGCCGGTCTGATCGCTAACGCGGGTGACTACTCGGTGCTGTACGACACTGCAACCCAAAGGGCCGCGCAACAGCCGCTAACAAATGTGAGCGACGGTGTGTATTGGTATTTTGCCTATCCGCCGATCGTGGCTACCACATTCGGACCGCTTGCAACGCTGCCGTTCGTAACCGCTGCAATTGTTTACACAGTGCTCATGCTGGCAGCGTGGCTGGTAGCAGCTTGGCTGGCGAGGCCGCTGTTGCCCCGGCTGTTGCTGCGAAACTGGTCGTTAGCCGTTGCGGTATCGCTGTTGTTTCCGCCAACGACCCGTGTCATCGTCGGGGGTACCAACACCGCGGTGACCGTCCTCATTCTCGTGGGCGTCTGGCGACTTCTCGAAGCGGATCAAGACATCGCCGCCGGTGTTCTTGGCAGCGTACTGCTCTACAAACCAACGTTCGGGGTGCCCCTTCTTGCTGTCTGGGTGCTCGCGAAACGAGGGCGGCTTGTTGTTGGCTCATTGGCGGGCGCCGCGGTGTTCTGGCTAATGAACGGTGTCGTCTATGGCTGGGGTTGGCTTTCTGAGTGGCTCCGCCAGGCGGCCCAGTTTGGAAGCGCGGATGCGGTGAGGAACGGATTCTCGGCGAGTTCGATACTCGGGTTCGCGCAAAACCTGAGTGGATCCGAGCGCGGCCCACTCGTGCTTTTGGCAATCGGTCTCGCCGGCGTTCTGTGGCTTGGGATGGTCCAACTTTGGCGCGGGGATGACGAATACTCGACCCTATTTGCGTTGTTGGCTGTCGTGTTCGTTCTCGGTTCGCCGCACGCGATGTCCCATGAAGTTGCGGTCACCATGATCACAGTCGCGGTTGTGGTCGAGCGGTCGTCGTGGCCATGGTCAAAGATCGTTGTTGCATTGGGCGCTCTCGTCGCCGCAGGGTCGCTGATCACGCTGCAGGCGTCGCTCGGTTGGAGTCCAGGCTTTCCGATCGCGATCACGATCGGCGCTGTTGCGATACGGGGCCGACGCCGATGGACCGCTAAGGAACCGGTGAGTGCCGACGTTTTGGTGGCGCCACAGTGA